One window of Chamaesiphon minutus PCC 6605 genomic DNA carries:
- a CDS encoding SDR family oxidoreductase: MFDSLSGKKVVIIGASSGIGLAVAKKTAELGASVVMSSRSQDKLDRAMEGISGQVEAIAADILDENSVNALFERVGNFDYLVITAVADENLLRAPLAEISTETAQRGMEKFWGTFFATRAATKTIAQNGSIVLTSSVSIFKPAKTGGVSVMSAASGAVAVFGRSLAAELAPIRVNVIAPGVVDTGVWSNTSEVQQSELTQWAEESLPVKHLGQAEELAQAILSLMTNTYITGAILPVDGGLTVL, from the coding sequence ATGTTTGATTCACTCTCTGGCAAAAAAGTCGTGATTATCGGTGCAAGTTCGGGAATTGGATTAGCGGTTGCCAAGAAGACCGCAGAATTGGGTGCATCGGTGGTGATGTCAAGCCGATCGCAAGACAAATTAGATCGAGCAATGGAAGGAATTTCGGGACAGGTTGAAGCGATTGCGGCTGATATTTTGGATGAAAACTCAGTTAACGCACTGTTTGAACGAGTTGGCAATTTCGATTATTTAGTGATTACAGCAGTGGCGGATGAAAATCTGCTCCGCGCACCTTTGGCAGAGATTTCAACAGAAACGGCTCAACGGGGTATGGAGAAATTTTGGGGCACATTCTTTGCGACTCGTGCAGCAACGAAAACGATCGCTCAAAATGGCTCGATCGTCTTAACATCCAGTGTCTCTATCTTCAAACCTGCAAAAACGGGCGGGGTGTCTGTGATGTCTGCTGCGAGTGGGGCAGTCGCGGTATTTGGGCGATCGCTGGCGGCAGAACTCGCCCCGATTCGCGTCAATGTGATTGCACCCGGAGTGGTAGATACCGGGGTGTGGAGCAACACAAGTGAGGTACAGCAATCGGAACTAACACAATGGGCTGAAGAGTCATTGCCTGTAAAGCATCTTGGGCAAGCAGAAGAACTCGCTCAAGCAATATTGAGCTTGATGACCAATACTTACATCACAGGGGCGATTTTGCCTGTCGATGGTGGCTTAACTGTACTGTAG
- a CDS encoding TetR/AcrR family transcriptional regulator — translation MSRTQTDARARILGVADELFYREGVRAIGVDTIIAQSEVAKTTLYRYFPSKDDLVVAYLEGRNQRFWELFETVVNQHLRQPKQQLLAIFIWLDELLSSADSHGCPFLMVASEFPEADYPGHQVAIAHKQKMRGCLIELAELAGIEQAKELSAALLILVDGAFAECRLFKKHDNGIKLAKAAAVMIEAYACSLSNSIATQYNNPGAADG, via the coding sequence ATGTCTAGAACTCAAACTGACGCGAGAGCGCGAATCCTTGGTGTGGCGGACGAATTATTTTATCGCGAAGGGGTTCGAGCGATCGGGGTGGATACGATTATTGCCCAGTCTGAAGTGGCGAAAACAACGCTATACCGCTATTTTCCTTCTAAAGATGATTTAGTTGTTGCCTATTTGGAAGGGCGAAATCAACGCTTTTGGGAACTGTTTGAAACTGTTGTTAACCAGCATCTGAGGCAACCCAAGCAACAGTTGCTAGCCATTTTTATCTGGCTTGATGAATTGTTGAGTAGTGCAGATAGTCACGGTTGTCCATTCCTGATGGTCGCTTCTGAGTTTCCTGAAGCCGATTATCCGGGACATCAGGTGGCGATCGCGCACAAACAGAAAATGCGCGGTTGCCTGATAGAACTCGCTGAACTCGCTGGAATCGAACAAGCTAAGGAACTGAGTGCGGCATTATTGATACTGGTTGATGGAGCCTTCGCAGAGTGCCGATTATTCAAGAAGCATGATAATGGAATCAAATTAGCAAAAGCGGCAGCAGTAATGATTGAAGCTTACGCTTGTAGCTTGAGTAATTCGATAGCGACGCAGTATAACAACCCTGGTGCAGCAGACGGTTGA
- a CDS encoding NADPH-dependent F420 reductase, with protein sequence MKIGIIGSGNMGRSLGILWAEQGHQVFFGARTAEKGKAVAESAGQGTQGGTNDEAAAFGDVILYSARGVDPVEVLSSTAVLTGKILIDPNNSTIPAEFAYEPIEKSLAEILAEQVPNAIVVKAFNTMAQEVFELAPEPLRGHRVSVFVASDNETARQTVMQLAEEIGFVAIDSGRLRNARMIETIGDFIRFVIIGQQQGSYATISVDVLPAVETQRLGGRQASDLK encoded by the coding sequence ATGAAGATTGGGATTATTGGCAGTGGCAACATGGGGCGATCGCTTGGCATTCTCTGGGCAGAGCAAGGGCATCAAGTCTTCTTTGGTGCTCGGACTGCTGAGAAAGGAAAAGCTGTGGCAGAATCGGCAGGACAAGGGACACAAGGTGGTACTAATGATGAAGCCGCAGCCTTTGGGGATGTAATACTGTACTCGGCGCGGGGTGTCGATCCGGTTGAGGTATTATCCTCAACGGCAGTCTTGACGGGCAAGATTTTAATTGACCCTAATAATTCAACGATTCCCGCAGAATTTGCCTACGAGCCGATCGAGAAATCCTTAGCTGAAATCTTGGCAGAACAAGTCCCGAATGCGATCGTGGTTAAAGCGTTTAACACAATGGCGCAGGAAGTGTTTGAGCTTGCTCCAGAACCGTTAAGAGGGCATCGCGTTTCTGTATTTGTGGCGAGTGATAATGAGACAGCCCGACAAACCGTAATGCAGTTAGCAGAGGAAATTGGCTTTGTGGCGATCGACAGTGGCAGATTACGCAATGCTCGCATGATTGAAACCATTGGCGATTTCATTCGGTTTGTTATCATCGGTCAGCAACAGGGCAGTTACGCGACGATTTCAGTGGACGTTTTACCTGCGGTAGAGACACAACGGCTAGGTGGGAGACAGGCTTCGGATTTGAAATAG